The region CTTCCATGCATGATCAATCGAGCCTGCCGGCCGGTGCCGTTGAACCGGGCGGCGCCGCGCACATCTCACCAGAACCGAAGGACGACCGGCAGGAGAACCGCCAGGCCAGGCAGGACTGGGAACAGACCTTCGACGCCGTTCCCGACCTCATGACGATCATCGACGCCCAGTACACCATACGGCGTGTCAACCGGGCCATGGCGGAGCGGTGCGGCCTGCGGCCGGAGGAGTTGATCGGGCGGAAGTGCCATGAGGTGATGCATGCCTCGCCCGATGCGGCGGGGGTCTGTCCCCATGTCATGATGATGCGGGACGGGTGCGGTCATACGGAACAGGTTGAAGAAAAGAGGCTGAACGGCATTTTCGAGGTGACGGTGTCGCCGATCTACGATGCCGAAGGGCGCTTGACCTCCTGCGTCCACATTGCGCGCGACATCACGGCCCGCAAGAGATCGGAAGCCTATCGCAGCATGGGGCAGGACATACTGCGGGCGTTGAACGAAGAAGGGGACCAGAAAGAGGCCATCCAGAAGGTCATCGGCCTGGTGAAGACGGCAACCGGGGTCGATGCCGTGGGGATTCGTCTACAGGACGAGGACGACTTCCCCTATTTCTACCAGGAAGGCTTCTCCCGGGAGTTCCTGCACAAGGAAAATTCGCTTCTGGCCAGGACGCGGGACGGGGGCATTTGCCGGGACGAATGCGGTGAGGTCTGTCTGGAATGCACCTGCGGCCTGGTGATTACCGGGAAGACGGATGCCGCGGACACCGGTTTCACCAAAGGAGGCAGTTGCTGGACCAATGATTCCTTTCCCGTTCTCCATGTCCCTGCTGCCGAAGACCCCCGGGACAACCCCCGCAATGAGTGCATACACCAGGGGTTCGCCTCCATCGCCCTGATTCCCATTCGGGCCAAAGGCCGCATTGTCGGCCTGCTGCAACTGAACGACCATCGGAAGGGGTGCTTTACCCTTGAGGCCATAGAAACCCTCGAAGGTATCGCCGAGAATATCGGCGAGGCCATGCTGCGCAAGCAGGCGGAAGAAAAACTGGTTGCCAGCGAGAGGTTCCTTCGGACGCTGAACGACCAACTCCCCGGCATGGTCAGCTACTGGACCGACGAACTGCGTTGCCGGTTCGCCAACAGGGCGTATCTGGAGTGGTTCGGCAAGGGGCCGGAAGAGATGATGGGGATTGCCCTGCAGGACCTGATGGGCGAAACGGAATTTTGCAAGTATGAACCCCGCATTCGCGGCGTCCTGCGGGGAGAACCGCAGCATTTCGAAAGGCCCCTGGTAAAGCCGAACGGCGAGACCGGCTACACCTGGACCCATTATATCCCGGATCTGGTGGAGGGTAAGGCGCAGGGGTTCTTCGTGCTGGTCTCCGATTTTACGGAACTCAAGCGGACCGAGGCGGAAAAGGCCAACCTGGAGGCCCAGCTCCAGCAGGCCCAGAAGATGGAGTCGGTGGGGCGGCTGGCCGGCGGCGTGGCCCATGACTTCAACAACCTGCTGACGGTCATCCTGGGCTATACCCAGATGGGGATCACCGAATTGGGGCCAGCGCACCCGCTCCAGGCCAACCTGGAGGAGATCCGCAAGGCCGCCCAGAAGTCCGCCGACCTCACGCAGCAGTTGCTGGCCTTTGCCCGCAAGCAGACCATCGCGCCCAAGGTGCTGAATGTGAATGAGGCCGTGGAGAACACCCTCAAGATGCTGCGGCGCCTCATCGGCGAGGATATCAACTTGGCGTGGAAGCCGGCAGCCGGCCTGTGGCCCGTTCGTGTCGATCCGTCCCAGATCGACCAGATCCTGGCAAACCTGTGCGTCAACGCCCGCGATGCCATCGCCGATGTGGGCAGGATCACCATCGAGACCGGCAACCGCTTTTTCGATCGGGAATATTGTGCCACCCATGTGGGCTTTATCCCGG is a window of Geobacter sp. FeAm09 DNA encoding:
- a CDS encoding PAS domain-containing protein yields the protein MHDQSSLPAGAVEPGGAAHISPEPKDDRQENRQARQDWEQTFDAVPDLMTIIDAQYTIRRVNRAMAERCGLRPEELIGRKCHEVMHASPDAAGVCPHVMMMRDGCGHTEQVEEKRLNGIFEVTVSPIYDAEGRLTSCVHIARDITARKRSEAYRSMGQDILRALNEEGDQKEAIQKVIGLVKTATGVDAVGIRLQDEDDFPYFYQEGFSREFLHKENSLLARTRDGGICRDECGEVCLECTCGLVITGKTDAADTGFTKGGSCWTNDSFPVLHVPAAEDPRDNPRNECIHQGFASIALIPIRAKGRIVGLLQLNDHRKGCFTLEAIETLEGIAENIGEAMLRKQAEEKLVASERFLRTLNDQLPGMVSYWTDELRCRFANRAYLEWFGKGPEEMMGIALQDLMGETEFCKYEPRIRGVLRGEPQHFERPLVKPNGETGYTWTHYIPDLVEGKAQGFFVLVSDFTELKRTEAEKANLEAQLQQAQKMESVGRLAGGVAHDFNNLLTVILGYTQMGITELGPAHPLQANLEEIRKAAQKSADLTQQLLAFARKQTIAPKVLNVNEAVENTLKMLRRLIGEDINLAWKPAAGLWPVRVDPSQIDQILANLCVNARDAIADVGRITIETGNRFFDREYCATHVGFIPGEYVALAVSDDGCGMDKETLTHIFEPFFTTKGGGQGTGLGLATVYGIVRQNNGFITIYSEPGHGTTLRIYLPRHEGGVGRSRWKVLRSRSPGGRRPFCWSRTIRAF